AAGCCCAACACCCGTGTTCAGGACACCACGAACGAAGTTCTCGGTCGTTTTCGCTCAGAGTCGCCGGTCCATGGCACCGCCAGCCTGGCTCACTCTGATCGCGTGCAGAATCGCCGCGCGGCCTAATCGGCCTCGCGGCGTTTGCCGCTTCCTTGCATCTGGTTTGTAGTTCTACCGTAATACCTCTTCTGCAACATCCCCTTCAGCAAATCGTAGTCAGTCGTTCCGCAGTGGACATCCCCGCCCGCAGCAAGACACTCCCCAATTTACGTACAAAAGGCAACAATGACGATTTCAGAACTCAAAGAAATGAATATCCAGGAGCTGGGCAAGCTAGCGCGCAGCCTTGAGATTCCTGGGACCAGCGGACTGCGTAAGCAGGATCTTATCTTCAAGATTCTTCAGGCCCAAAGCGAGAAGGAAGGCCATATCTTCGCCGAGGGCGTGCTTGAAATTCTGCCTGATGGCTACGGATTCCTCCGTTCTCCGGACTACAACTATCTGCCCGGCCCGGACGACATCTACGTTTCTCCATCACAGATCCGCAAGTTTGATCTCAAGACCGGCGACACCATCAGCGGTAACGTCCGCCCGCCGCACGAGGGCGAAAAGTACTTCGCTCTGGTTAAGATTGAGGCCATCAACTTCGAGTCACCGGAAGAGACCCGCTCGAAGATCCTGTTCGACAACCTGACCCCTCTCTATCCGCAGGAACGCCTGAAGATGGAGACGGTGCGTGACAACATTTCCGGTCGCGTGATGGATCTGCTGACTCCGATGGGCAAGGGCCAGCGTGGCCTGATCGTTGCTCCTCCGCGTACCGGTAAGACCATGCTGCTGCAGTCGATCGCGAACTCGATCACCGCGAACCACCCCGAGGTGGTGCTGATCGTTCTGCTGATCGACGAGCGCCCGGAAGAAGTGACGGACATGCAGCGTTCCGTCAAAGGCGAGGTCATCTCTTCGACCTTCGATGAGCCCGCTGCCCGCCACGTCCAGGTCGCCGAGATGGTGATCGAGAAGGCGAAGCGCCTGGTGGAGCACAAGCGCGACGTCGTGATCCTGCTGGACTCCATTACTCGTCTCGCACGCGCCTACAACACCATCGTTCCGCCCAGCGGCAAGGTCCTCTCCGGCGGTGTAGACTCTAACGCCCTGCAGCGCCCGAAGCGCTTCTTCGGCGCGGCCCGCAACATCGAAGAGGGTGGCAGCCTGACGATCATCGCTACGGCCCTGGTCGATACCGGCTCGCGTATGGATGAAGTCATCTTCGAAGAGTTCAAGGGAACCGGTAACTCCGAAGTCATCCTGGAGCGCAAGCTTGTCGACAAGCGCGTCTTCCCGGCGATCGACATCCAGCGCTCCGGTACGCGTAAGGAAGAGCTGCTCATCGCGAAGGAAGATCTGCAGCGTATCTGGATCCTGCGCAAGGTCCTCAATCCGCTCAGCCCGGTGGAAGCGATGGAACTGCTCACCGACAAGCTCGGCAAAACCCGCAACAACAGCGAGTTCCTGCACAACATGAACTCACTGTAATCACGTTTCGCTCTTCTGGCGCAGATCGCTTCGGCGGTGCGTGCGGTCCAGGTGGTGAGAGCGAGAGAAAGGCGCAGCCCTCGGGCTGCGCCTTTTCGTTGCGGCGAAGCATGCTTCCGCCTCTGCAAGAACTCCACGCGTCATCCAGGCGGTGTTCACGCGTGCCTGACGCGTGGTTCTCTTCCTTTCCTTCCGCTGGAGCGTTTTCCCTGTGGGTGCAATGCAAGCACAGGGGAATCTTTGCCCGCGTCGATGACGCGTGGGCCACGCGTCATCGACACGTTGTGTGAGTGTGGAGGGATGATTCACACGGCGGGCGATAAGCTGGATGACATGGGTATCAGCGTTCGCTTCTATGAAGATCCACGGTCATTCCTCGCCGTTGCCGAAGAGTTTCTGCTGTCGCGTGCTGTACTTCATAATCTGGTCCTGACCATTGTGGACACTCGGTTGGCTCAGCCTGAACCTGGCCGCTACTGGGTCGCGTTTCGCGATTCTCAGGTCGTTGGTCTGGCGCTTCAGTCTCCGCTGACATTTCCGGCTCTCCTCGTGCCGATGGAAGCGGACGTAGCCGCTGCTCTTGTCGACACCATCACGGAGGGGGGAATCATGCTGCCCGGAGTGAACGGCGAAGTGGCGACAGCCGCAAGCTTCGCCGGCAGATGGACGGAGCGGCGCCGGTCAGGTGCGGTCCCCATGCAGGCGTTCCGCATCTATCAGCTGGCCGGGCTCAATGAAATTGCTCCAGTGGGTGGGCAGCTCCGAAAGGGTGATTACAGCGATCGGAATCTGGCAGTGAGCTGGCTGCAGAAGTTCTATGCCGAGACGCATATGCACTCCGTAGACGCTGAGAACTTTATCGACACCGCTCTTGCCGCGGAACGGCTCTGGCTGTGGGACATTGGAGGCACAGTCTCGATGGCCGTCAGTAGTAAGCCTATTGCAGGCGTTGTTCGTCTCTCGGCGGTGTACACGCCGAAGGAACATCGAGGCTGCGGCTATGCCGGAGCTTGTGTCCACGCAGTCTCTTCGCTGCTCACCAACGCCGGCTACTGCTGCATCCTTTACACGGATCTGGGCAATCCCACATCGAACTCTATCTACCGCAAGATCGGATACAAAGCGGTAGGTGAGGCAATCCTCTATCGGTTTGAGTCGTAAGCAGCGTGTTAGTCGTCGAGCTTGATAAAGCCGAAGGCCTTCTGGTCGCCGATGGCGTAATAGAAGCTCCAGATCATCAACACCGTGATCACGACGATCCCGGTATACATCGGCGGAGCCAGCCAGTGCTCCGGATCGACAGTCCAGGGGAGCTGTTCCAGCAGCTTGGAAGTAAAGACAAAGACCGCGGCCGCGAGCGCTCCAACGCGCGAGATGAGATATGCCAACATGGCAGCCCATACCGCTTCCACCAGCAGGCTCCACCAGTCTCCGTGCGCCGATACGTGAGCCAGCAGCATGATGACGGCAAGGATCGCGGCGGCGAAGTACGTCTTTTTCAGAACGGCTCGTAATGCGACAAAGACCGGAATGGCGAGCACTGTGTTCACCAGCACGGTGCCGGCAAGGATCAGCACAGTATTGAGCCAGGGGATTGGGCCGCCCAGAAGCAGCGGCTCAACCTCCCATAGTTCGACCGAATGGATCCAGGGCTTCAAGAATGCGGTGAGAGCGAACTCGACGCCGGCGCAGGCGACGCCAAGGCTGACGCCCAGCAGGATGTCACGTGTCACCGTAAGGGATGTGAACTGGCGCTTGAGCAACAGAGCCATGCTGATCAGCAGACGTGGAACCCGGCGCCGGGCGAACGGCTCCATGGCAACATAACCCAGCCACGCGATGCTGGCTGACAGCAGGCCATACGACAGCTTGGTCAGCAGCCACGAGAACGTTGCATCCGGACTGCCCGTTGGTTTGAATCCGCAGAAGGCAGCGGCGACAAAGAGCAGGAAGACTCCGGAGGCCAGCGTGTAGGCGCCGCGTGTATCACCGCGACGCATGGCGAGGTTGCGACGCACCAGGGGAATGGCGGTAGCGAAGAAGGCGAGATAGAGGAAGATCTGGCTCCACGTCGCGGCGATAAGACCCTTCGCGACCGAGAGCGGCTTGTTCCAGGGTGGCATTACGCGGAGATAAGTGAACTTGCCGTACCAGGAGCTGGCGGTGAAGCTGACCTCTGTCTCCGGATGGCCAGGATAGGTACCGACCCATTCCCGCTGCTCATGCATCGCAACCGGAGGCGTAATGGTGGGGGTGACCTCGTGCATCAGCTTGGGATCGAGTCCGGCGGCGGCGAAGGCTGCATTCCAGTCCGTGGGCTTGGCGTCGTGTTGCGCGTTCAGCTCTTCCTGGGCAGGCATATTGACCAGCCGGATCAGGCGGCCGTTGGAGTCAACGTCGATGGAGACCATTCCTGGGCGGTTCGCCGCCGGATCGGTCTGCGTCGGCAGGTTCCTTGGGCTCAACTGTATTGGAAGCAGGGAATCCCGATAGGTCCTGTAGGTGAGAATGAGCGGGCCTTCGCTGGCTGCGGCCATCTTCTTAGGATCCGTCTGATAGTACTCGGCGATGTTTCCATTGGTCTGCAGCCAGGCTGCGGTATTTCTGGCGCGGTCGGGAATATGCAGTTCGCGCAACAGCTCCTGAGAGCGATGGAGCATCTCGTCGTACGACAGAGCGGGTGGTGCAACGCCGAGCGTCGTAGCCTTCGGTGCGAATAGAAAGCAGCTCACAAAGCCGAGAATGGTAATTCCAAGCAGGGTCCAGGCGCGCATCAGCGGCAGCTCTGACTCATTCGCGGCTGAGGTGAGCGCGTCGATCGAGATCGTCTCACCCTGTGCCATGGCCGAGGCCACCAGATCCACCGCAGGGAACTCCTGCATCATGTACGCGGCGGAGATGGGCCGGTCAGTGACTGTAGTGGAGAGGCACTGCATGATCACCCGTTCGATATCGGTGGGGACCTTTGGAGCATAACGGCGCAACGGCGATGGGGCTGCCTGCTGGCGCTCCTTGTAGTTCTTGGTATTCCACGGCTGCCGTCCGGCGAAGAGCTCGTAGAGAACGATGCCCAGAGCGAACAGGTCCGATCGTCCCGAGGCCTGCCCTCCGGTGAAGAGCTCCGGAGCCATGTAGCCGGGAGTCCCCGCGACTTCGTTCAGGCGGCCCTCTCCGGCGACAACGGCGAGGCCGAAGTCGGTGATCTTGGCATGGCCGCGTCCATCGACCATGATGTTGGCCGGTTTCAGGT
This genomic window from Terriglobus albidus contains:
- a CDS encoding DNA-directed RNA polymerase subunit omega, with protein sequence MRSDLIFGALTHVKNRYQLCQLASKATRKLHKPNTRVQDTTNEVLGRFRSESPVHGTASLAHSDRVQNRRAA
- the rho gene encoding transcription termination factor Rho, yielding MTISELKEMNIQELGKLARSLEIPGTSGLRKQDLIFKILQAQSEKEGHIFAEGVLEILPDGYGFLRSPDYNYLPGPDDIYVSPSQIRKFDLKTGDTISGNVRPPHEGEKYFALVKIEAINFESPEETRSKILFDNLTPLYPQERLKMETVRDNISGRVMDLLTPMGKGQRGLIVAPPRTGKTMLLQSIANSITANHPEVVLIVLLIDERPEEVTDMQRSVKGEVISSTFDEPAARHVQVAEMVIEKAKRLVEHKRDVVILLDSITRLARAYNTIVPPSGKVLSGGVDSNALQRPKRFFGAARNIEEGGSLTIIATALVDTGSRMDEVIFEEFKGTGNSEVILERKLVDKRVFPAIDIQRSGTRKEELLIAKEDLQRIWILRKVLNPLSPVEAMELLTDKLGKTRNNSEFLHNMNSL
- a CDS encoding serine/threonine-protein kinase, with the protein product MNGATPAGATPYGATPTPSSGISSSSAEEATLLSVPSQYLTPADEMDTGIWAEETLVTGDATPTPPLPTPTPFSSLPGVVAPPSPTPVPSSMGGETPTPSDLPVSHSHSSGTPMSARPSGTTGGSTPSGSQTSLDEQELVPGTLLVGRYRVVSPLGRGGMGRVYRAEDLKLGQTVALKFLPPAMSNDPAWLARFFAEVRTAREVTHSNVCRVHDIVEIPNPHGHSVHFLTMEYVDGENLSALLKRFGRLPTQKALEMAAQITAGLAAAHSKGVLHRDLKPANIMVDGRGHAKITDFGLAVVAGEGRLNEVAGTPGYMAPELFTGGQASGRSDLFALGIVLYELFAGRQPWNTKNYKERQQAAPSPLRRYAPKVPTDIERVIMQCLSTTVTDRPISAAYMMQEFPAVDLVASAMAQGETISIDALTSAANESELPLMRAWTLLGITILGFVSCFLFAPKATTLGVAPPALSYDEMLHRSQELLRELHIPDRARNTAAWLQTNGNIAEYYQTDPKKMAAASEGPLILTYRTYRDSLLPIQLSPRNLPTQTDPAANRPGMVSIDVDSNGRLIRLVNMPAQEELNAQHDAKPTDWNAAFAAAGLDPKLMHEVTPTITPPVAMHEQREWVGTYPGHPETEVSFTASSWYGKFTYLRVMPPWNKPLSVAKGLIAATWSQIFLYLAFFATAIPLVRRNLAMRRGDTRGAYTLASGVFLLFVAAAFCGFKPTGSPDATFSWLLTKLSYGLLSASIAWLGYVAMEPFARRRVPRLLISMALLLKRQFTSLTVTRDILLGVSLGVACAGVEFALTAFLKPWIHSVELWEVEPLLLGGPIPWLNTVLILAGTVLVNTVLAIPVFVALRAVLKKTYFAAAILAVIMLLAHVSAHGDWWSLLVEAVWAAMLAYLISRVGALAAAVFVFTSKLLEQLPWTVDPEHWLAPPMYTGIVVITVLMIWSFYYAIGDQKAFGFIKLDD
- a CDS encoding GNAT family N-acetyltransferase, whose protein sequence is MIHTAGDKLDDMGISVRFYEDPRSFLAVAEEFLLSRAVLHNLVLTIVDTRLAQPEPGRYWVAFRDSQVVGLALQSPLTFPALLVPMEADVAAALVDTITEGGIMLPGVNGEVATAASFAGRWTERRRSGAVPMQAFRIYQLAGLNEIAPVGGQLRKGDYSDRNLAVSWLQKFYAETHMHSVDAENFIDTALAAERLWLWDIGGTVSMAVSSKPIAGVVRLSAVYTPKEHRGCGYAGACVHAVSSLLTNAGYCCILYTDLGNPTSNSIYRKIGYKAVGEAILYRFES